One window of the Archaeoglobus sulfaticallidus PM70-1 genome contains the following:
- a CDS encoding helix-turn-helix domain-containing protein produces the protein MIDKLVNALIKGDEAFSRELERVIHESGMDLKHFSEICGVPYPTLYKIVRGERKPTATTLRKILRAFKRDEEFIAIIATRYILEESSLAKKFPNVRTYSANNFEEAIVNAVRAEKEGARAIIVAPILSSTIEKIVDVPVFTMRPKYSLIKAVEDAMKRI, from the coding sequence ATGATTGATAAACTTGTAAACGCACTCATTAAGGGAGATGAAGCGTTCAGCAGAGAGCTTGAAAGAGTCATACACGAATCGGGAATGGATCTGAAGCACTTTTCAGAGATCTGCGGTGTTCCATATCCAACGCTGTACAAGATAGTCAGAGGAGAGAGAAAACCCACAGCAACCACACTCCGAAAGATACTCAGAGCTTTCAAGAGGGATGAAGAGTTCATAGCGATAATAGCAACCAGATACATCCTCGAGGAGAGCAGTCTAGCAAAAAAATTTCCGAATGTCAGGACTTACTCTGCCAACAACTTCGAAGAGGCAATAGTCAATGCAGTCAGGGCCGAAAAGGAGGGTGCAAGGGCGATAATAGTCGCTCCTATACTTAGCTCAACAATTGAAAAAATTGTGGATGTTCCCGTGTTCACGATGAGGCCAAAATATAGCTTGATAAAGGCTGTTGAGGATGCGATGAAAAGGATTTAG
- a CDS encoding MEMO1 family protein yields MRRSVVAGLFYPSDSESLKAQIAEYTSKNPDDSVIACVSPHAGYMYSGRVAGRVHSLLPDVETYVIIGPNHTGYGSPIAVSVDEWETPLGVVEVDVEFVKAMPHRIIDIDEIAHREEHSIEVQVPFLQYLHKDFKIVPICVGMQDDETAYEIAQEIIAAKEKLGREVVVIASSDMHHYLPDERCRRLDEEVIKAIEEMDVRKYFSTICRLQASVCGYGVIAVAMNFARHYNAKANLVAYATSGEVANRSNVVGYAGIVFNV; encoded by the coding sequence ATGAGGAGGAGTGTTGTAGCGGGGCTTTTTTACCCCTCAGATTCTGAATCCCTGAAAGCTCAGATTGCGGAATACACATCAAAAAATCCTGATGATTCCGTCATTGCATGTGTTTCACCTCATGCGGGTTATATGTACTCGGGAAGGGTAGCTGGAAGGGTTCATTCCCTTCTGCCCGATGTTGAAACATATGTGATTATCGGCCCGAACCATACAGGGTATGGATCCCCCATCGCTGTATCGGTCGATGAGTGGGAGACCCCTCTCGGTGTTGTTGAGGTTGATGTGGAGTTCGTAAAAGCGATGCCCCACAGAATCATAGACATCGATGAGATAGCCCACAGAGAGGAACACTCCATTGAAGTTCAGGTTCCGTTTCTGCAGTATCTGCATAAGGACTTCAAGATAGTTCCAATATGTGTGGGAATGCAGGACGATGAGACTGCATACGAGATCGCTCAGGAGATAATAGCTGCGAAGGAGAAACTTGGAAGAGAGGTGGTTGTGATAGCCTCAAGCGATATGCACCACTATCTGCCAGATGAGAGGTGCAGACGACTTGATGAAGAGGTTATAAAAGCTATAGAGGAAATGGATGTGAGAAAGTATTTCTCGACAATATGCCGGCTTCAGGCAAGCGTTTGTGGATATGGTGTTATAGCCGTTGCAATGAACTTTGCGAGGCATTACAATGCCAAGGCTAATTTGGTGGCGTATGCCACGAGCGGTGAGGTGGCAAACAGGTCTAATGTCGTTGGCTATGCCGGGATAGTTTTTAATGTCTAA